One Cucurbita pepo subsp. pepo cultivar mu-cu-16 chromosome LG11, ASM280686v2, whole genome shotgun sequence DNA window includes the following coding sequences:
- the LOC111805067 gene encoding remorin-like, translated as MRGGVENGYDNNGSKHEMAMGFEFQRGNGVNSSFQRRVANAKSTPSKWDDAQKWIFGLPKGGEKGESKIKYRNSNADDLRLIAALPQQDHDYLSGGDKRSEGQEENQGFASAMCSQSEAETKRVECDEPVWRINKPLENCKTVVRSVCVRDMGTEMTPIASQEPSRTATPVRATTPVLQSPMTSGSSTPARPHREMQAIEDGQIGRASTAVVAGNQSSDQAVQMYSMETRAMAWDEAERAKHMARFKREEVRIQAWETSEKRKAESKMRKMEKKAEKLKAGAQEKLADKLAATRRIAEEKRANAEAKLNKKSVRTSERADYIRRTGHLPSSFSFNLPSSFSFHLPSLCCW; from the exons atgaGGGGGGGAGTGGAGAATGGGTATGACAACAACGGATCAAAACATGAAATGGCTATGGGTTTTGAGTTTCAAAGAGGAAACGGAGTTAATAGCAGTTTTCAACGCCGGGTAGCCAATGCCAAATCAACTCCATCGAAGTGGGACGATGCACAGAAATGGATTTTTGGGTTGCCGAAAGGAGGAGAAAAGGGGGAGTCTAAAATCAAGTATAGAAACTCGAATGCTGATGACTTGCGGCTTATAGCTGCTTTGCCACAACAGGATCATGACTATTTGAGCGGTGGAGACAAAAGGAGCGAAGGGCAAGAAGAAAATCAAGGCTTTGCTTCTGCTATGTGTAGTCAAAGTGAAGCAGAAACAAAGAGGGTGGAATGCGATGAACCCGTTTGGAGAATCAATAAGCCATTGGAGAACTGCAAGACGGTGGTTAGGTCTGTGTGTGTTAGGGACATGGGAACAGAGATGACTCCCATAGCAAGTCAGGAGCCTTCAAGGACGGCTACCCCGGTTAGAGCCACCACCCCTGTGCTTCAGAGCCCTATGACTTCTGGATCTTCCACTCCAGCAAGGCCCCACCGTGAAATGCAAGCTATTGAAGATGGTCAAATAGGCCGTGCATCCACTGCCGTGGTGGCTGGAAACCAGAGCTCTGATCAGGCTGTGCAGATGTACTCCATGGAAACTAGAGCAATGGCCTGGGATGAAGCAGAACGAGCCAAGCATATGGCAAG GTTTAAACGTGAAGAAGTGAGGATACAAGCATGGGAAACCAGCGAGAAGAGGAAAGCTGAGtcaaaaatgagaaaaatggag AAAAAGGCAGAGAAATTGAAAGCTGGTGCACAAGAGAAGCTGGCAGATAAACTAGCAGCCACCAGAAGAATAGCTGAAGAGAAACGTGCAAATGCAGAAGCAAAACTGAATAAGAAATCTGTAAGGACGTCTGAAAGGGCTGATTATATTAGGAGGACTGGTCACTtgccttcttctttctccttcaacttgccttcttctttctccttccacCTGCCTTCTCTGTGCTGCTGGTAG
- the LOC111806031 gene encoding cyclin-dependent kinase G-2-like: MAAGRHGGYRENEFRDRETNFHVSRRSFGSARQEFERVKISNDDRGVRRSLARDVRDKVRVRHQDMKENAIVTGHYHSSSSKSYSGNSDGGISGSDHGPKQNRVSRTIDRETGELSSESGSDDAIESGLGVKGSEDSKVGENGNLSPMERKRKISPVVWDKDDSKLSIPSRNRIITTVMGLPRPQKLSRQSPNIISDSNVNTSSVRNSDNENLPSSEFQSPLVSESLASPVLGKRLHQNVEVELLDNEDNGPTRNISFSRWAGGNTSPSDEGEVLDDKETPRQKKIPITAIRETKLHLKTPSDSFSEDGDLKSNGFKSNETRVRSSESNEQGAHCRFLSGDENSGGDVERGDFMEVDERHDISYASFSPSDTDSDDNNGCATQEPPSPIQRSVNMLQGCRSVDEFERLNKIDEGTYGVVYRARDKKTGEIVALKKVKMEKEREGFPLTALREINILLSFHHPSIIDVKEVVVGNSLDSIFMAMEYMEHDLKGLMETMKHPFSQSEVKCLMIQLLEGVRYLHSNWVLHRDLKTSNLLLNNQGEMKICDFGLARQYGSPLKPYTHLVVTLWYRAPELLLGARQYSTAIDMWSLGCIMAELLSKEPLFNGKTEVDQLDKIFRTLGTPNETIWPGFSKLPGVRVNFVKHQFNLLRKKFPATSFTGSPVLSDSGFDLLNKLLAYDPEKRISAEEALDHEWFREVPLPKSKEFMPTFPAQHAQDRRMRRILRSPDPLEEQRIKELRQQELGTTGLFGTCKMLAKIGAIAVC, from the exons ATGGCGGCTGGGCGTCATGGGGGTTACCGTGAGAACGAGTTCAGGGACCGGGAGACCAATTTTCATGTGTCGAGGAGGTCATTTGGCAGCGCCAGGCAAGAGTTTGAAAGAGTTAAGATCAGCAATGATGATCGTGGTGTTCGTCGGAGTCTAGCGCGGGATGTCAGAGACAAGGTCAGGGTTAGGCACCAGGATATGAAGGAGAACGCGATTGTTACTGGTCATTATCATTCTTCTTCTAGCAAGAGCTATTCGGGTAACAGTGATGGTGGTATTAGTGGCAGTGATCATGGCCCGAAGCAAAATAGGGTTTCTCGTACCATTGACAGGGAGACAGGTGAGTTATCCAGTGAGAGTGGATCTGATGATGCTATTGAATCTGGCTTGGGGGTCAAAGGTAGCGAGGACTCAAAGGTGGGAGAAAATGGGAATCTATCTCCTatggagaggaagagaaaaatttCGCCTGTAGTTTGGGACAAGGATGACAGCAAGTTGAGTATTCCATCCCGAAATAGGATTATCACAACAGTGATGGGTCTTCCACGGCCTCAAAAGTTGAGTCGTCAGTCACCTAATATTATCTCAGACAGCAATGTTAATACATCTTCAGTTAGGAATAGTGATAACGAGAATTTGCCATCTTCCGAGTTTCAATCTCCTTTAGTCTCCGAATCATTAGCATCTCCTGTTTTAGGAAAGCGTTTACACCAGAATGTAGAAGTAGAATTGTTAGATAATGAAGATAATGGCCCTACAAGGAATATCTCATTTTCACGGTGGGCAGGTGGAAATACCTCTCCATCTGATGAAGGTGAGGTTTTAGATGATAAAGAAACACCAAGACAAAAGAAGATACCGATTACTGCAATTCGGGAAACTAAGTTACATCTCAAAACCCCTAGTGACTCATTTTCTGAAGATGGGGACCTCAAGAGCAATGGTTTCAAGTCAAATGAAACGAGAGTGAGGTCATCTGAATCTAATGAACAAGGTGCCCACTGTAGATTTTTGAGTGGGGATGAGAATTCCGGTGGTGATGTGGAAAGGGGTGACTTCATGGAGGTTGATGAGAGGCATGATATTAGTTATGCTAGTTTTAGTCCATCAGATACTGACTCTGATGATAATAACGGCTGTGCCACGCAGGAGCCTCCTTCACCCATTCAACGAAGTGTAAACATGCTTCAGGGATGTAGAAGTGTTGATGAATTTGAGAGACTAAACAAGATCGACGAAGGCACCTATGGTGTTGTGTATAGAGCCAGGGACAAGAAGACGGGGGAAATTGTGGCCTTGAAGAAGGTAAAAATGGAGAAGGAGCGGGAAGGGTTTCCGCTGACTGCTTtgagagaaataaatattcttctttcattcCACCACCCATCAATCATTGACGTGAAGGAAGTTGTAGTGGGGAATAGCCTCGATAGCATTTTTATGGCAATGGAATACATGGAGCATGATCTTAAAGGACTTATGGAGACCATGAAACATCCGTTTAGTCAGAGTGAAGTAAAATGCCTAATGATTCAGCTATTGGAGGGTGTTAGGTATCTCCATAGTAATTGGGTGCTTCATAGAGATTTGAAGACATCTAATTTGCTTTTGAACAACCAGGGTGAAATGAAGATCTGTGACTTTGGATTGGCTCGTCAATATGGAAGTCCTTTGAAGCCGTATACACATTTAGTTGTTACACTTTGGTACAG GGCACCTGAACTTCTGTTGGGAGCAAGACAGTATTCAACCGCAATTGATATGTGGTCCTTAGGTTGTATAATGGCTGAACTTCTATCAAAGGAACCACTTTTTAATGGGAAAACTGAAGTTGACCAACTTGATAAG ATTTTTAGAACTCTAGGCACTCCGAATGAGACTATTTGGCCTGGATTCTCCAAGCTTCCTGGTGTTAGAGTCAACTTTGTTAAGCATCA GTTCAATCTGCTTCGGAAGAAATTCCCTGCCACATCATTTACTGGCTCTCCAGTTCTATCTGACTCTGGGTTCGATCTGTTGAACAAACTTCTAGCATATGATCCTGAAAAG AGAATATCAGCTGAAGAAGCTCTTGATCATGAGTGGTTCCGTGAAGTGCCTCTCCCAAAGTCTAAGGAGTTCATGCCTACGTTCCCTGCTCAGCATGCTCAAGACAG GAGAATGCGAAGAATTTTAAGGAGTCCAGATCCCCTTGAAGAGCAACGTATAAAGGAATTGCGGCAGCAGGAGTTGGGAACTACTGGTCTCTTTG GAACCTGCAAAATGCTTGCCAAGATTGGAGCAATAGCTGTTTGTTAA